The window TCGAAGAGAATGATTCCGTGGATACGGGAGTAGGTAGTGGAACGGTAGATACAGTGGTCGATCTGATAGAAAGAGAAGATAACCAAATAAAAAGACTTTTGATTGTTGATGATGATATGAATCAACGCAGCAGCTTAATGGAGCTGATTGGAGAAATGAATTTTATCATCAAGGCTGTTTCTTCAGGCAGTGAGGCAATGGAAGAACTAAAGGTGAATGGCTTTGATTGTGTGATTCTTGATTTAGGGTTAGGTGATACAAGCGGGTTTGAGTTATTGGAAAAAATAAAGGAGAATGACCAATCGAATAAAGTAAAAGTCATCATTTATACTGGACGTGATGTCACCTCAAAGGAAGAAATACAATTAAGTAAATACGCCTACAGTATTATTATTAAAAACGAGCTATCACCACAGCGCTTAAAGGAAGAGCTGGCATTGTTTCTACAGGAAAGCGACCAACATAATATCAGTCAGGAAGTAGCTGTAAGTAAAGCTATTAGTATTCCTTCCGGTCTACAAGGGAAAAAAATTCTCCTTGTCGATGATGATGTTCGAAATGTATTTGCACTCTCTAGTATTCTTGAATTGAACGGGATGCATGTCAGCTTTGCTGAAAATGGTATCGAGGGTCTAGAAATGATAGAGAGAATCCCGGAAATTGATTTAGTATTAATGGATATTATGATGCCTGAGATGGATGGTTATGAGGCGATTGGTAGAATCCGACAGATACAGCGATTTCAGGAGCTGCCGATTATTGCGCTGACAGCGAAGGCAATGAAAAATGACCGGGAGAAGTGCTTGGAAGCCGGGGCCTCGGATTATATTGTAAAGCCAATTGACCCTGAGAAGCTTATTTCCTTGATAAAGGTCTGGCTATATTAAAGAAGAAGGGATACTGTATGTGAATGATCAATTCAATGGATACTAGTATATTATCAATTGATGAGGGTTCCGAAGGTGAATTAGAAAAAATCGAAATTGAATTGTTATTAAAGGGTGTCTATGATTGGTGCGGATATGATTTCCGTGATTATGCCTATCCTTCGATTCGAAGGAGAGTCTGGCATCGGGTTCATGCTGAAAAATTGACCAGTATCACAGGGCTGCTTGAAAAGATCCTTCATGATGCTGCCTGTTTACAACGATTTATTGCTGATTTTTCCATCAATGTCACAGAGATGTTTCGAGACCCTCTCTTTTTTAGAGCATTTAGAGAAAAGGTTGTACCATTATTACGCACGTATCCATCGATTAGAATTTGGCATGCAGGCTGTTCGACAGGGGAAGAAGTGTATTCAATGGCCATGTTGCTGCATGAGGAAGGTCTCTATGAAAATGCCAAGCTTTATGCAACTGATATCAATCCGAACGTACTGAAAACTGCTAAGAGTGGATTATTTCCAATCGAAAATATGAAGAAATATACGAATAATTATATCCAGGCTGGAGGCAAGCAAGCCTTCTCAGATTATTACTGTGTAACAACGAATGGGGTAAAATTTGATCCGTTTTTAACCAAAAATGTCGTATTCGCTCAGCATAATCTTGTCTCAGACCGGTCCTTTAATACCTTTCATGTGATTCTGTGCAGGAATGTCCTAATTTATTTTAATAAAGGCTTGCAAAAAAAAGTGCATAAGCTTTTTTACGAAAGCCTAGGCATGTTTGGTATTCTTGGTCTTGGTGATAAGGAATCACTCTACTATTTGGAAATAAGTGATTCATATGAAGAGCTAAGTGTAAGTCAGAAGCTGTATAAAAAAATTAAATAGACCAGTTCATCTGCATCTTGACGATAGCAGAAATCCTTGTTATGTTATTGGATGAAAAAGTGCATAAAAGCATTGGGTGCCCTTTTAGGGAGAATAGGGAATGGAGTGAGAGTCTCCAGCGGTCCCGCCACTGTAATGGGGAGTTTCATTGGAAATGCCACTGGAGTATACCTCTGGGAAGGGCTGATGAAGTGATGATCCTAAGCCAGGAGACCTGCCTGTTTGCTTTGATGGATATAGATGATGGAAAAGTCTGTAGTTTATTTGGTATTCAAATAAGCTGCAGGCTTTTTTATTTAAGGAGGATGAAGAGAATGTCATTATTACAGAAAACACTTGAGAAGATTGAGTGCTTGGACCATGGAATCACAACCTTAGCGAGGGAAAGAGTAGATAATCTGATTAAGCCGGCGAAGAGCTTAGGGAAGCTGGAGGATTTGGCCGTGCAGCTAGCGGGTATTACAAAAAATTTGGAACCCTCATTTGACGAGAAGGCAATTATTGTTATGGCGGGTGACCATGGGGTTTATGAGGAAGGCGTAACGAATAATCCGCAGGAGGTTACCGTTGCACAGACTCTAAATTTTGCCAAGGGACTTACAGGTGTTTGTGTCATTGGACAGGTATCAGGTGCGCGCATTGTCCCGGTTGATATAGGTATAAAAAGTGAGCTGCCGCCTGATGTGGGGATTATTCTGAGAAAGGTAAAAAACGGGACAGAGAATATGGCAAAAGGCCCTGCCATGACAAGGGAAGAGGCAGTAAAAGCGATTGAAGTAGGCATTGAAATCGCCAATGACGAAATGGCTAAAGGTGCTCAAATCCTTGGAACAGGTGAAATGGGGATTGCTAACACGACACCAAGTACGGCGATATTGTCTGTATTACTAAATTGTGATCCAATAGGGATCACTGGGAGAGGGGCAGGATTAGGCAAGGGGGGGATTGAGCACAAAGCGGAGGTAATTAGGAGAGCTATACTTATTAACGAGCCAAACCCCCATGATGCTATTGATGTATTAGCAAAGGTGGGTGGTTTGGAAATTGGCGGTATGGCAGGTGTGATGCTAGGAGCGGCCGCTAACCGTGTTCCTGTTGTAGTCGATGGCTATATTTCCACAATCGCAGCTATCATTGCTACAGGGATTGAACCACGGGTAAAGGACTATTTAATTGCTTCACATGCTTCACAGGAGCCAGGAGCTAAAAGGGCCAGTGAACTATTAGGAGTGAAACCAATGCTAGCAATGGATATGTGCTTAGGTGAAGGGTCCGGAGCTGCATTAGCCTTTCCGATTATAGAAGCTGCCTGTCAGATGCTGAAAAGGATGCCGACCTTTGCAGAAATTGGTATGGATATCTGATGGGTACGTTTAGAATTCTCCATAAATTTGGAGAATTCTAGTGCTTTCGCCCTTGTGAAAACGTTAACATTTTGTGTGATTGAACAAAAAACTCTATCTATCTTTTCTTTTTAAAACAATGAAAAAAACTATCAATTAGATTATGATTACCTTGTAAGCAAAATAACAATACATCAACGACTCAAGGAGGCATTACAATGATTATTGGAGTACCTAAGGAAATTAAGAATAACGAAAACCGTGTAGCATTAACACCTGCTGGGGTTGTATCTTATATAAATGCCGGACATAAGGTTATAATCGAAACTAACGCTGGAATTGGAAGCCTTTTCACCGATGAAGATTACAAAAATGCAGGGGCAGAAATCATTGATAATGCTGCAGACGTTTGGGCACAATCAGAAATGATTATGAAAGTTAAGGAGCCTCTTGAAAGCGAATACAAATACTTCCGTCAAGGCTTAATCCTATTCACATATTTACATCTTGCAGCAGAGGCTCCATTAGCAAAAGCGCTTAAGGAGTCTGGCGTAACAGCTATTGCATATGAATCAGTAGAATTAAATCGTACTCTTCCACTATTAGCACCAATGAGTGAAGTAGCAGGAAGAATGGCAACACAAATCGGTGCACAGTTCCTACAAAAAACAAACGGCGGTATGGGCATCCTATTAGCTGGTGTACCAGGAGTAGCTCGTGGAAAGGTGACAATCATCGGCGGTGGTGTTGTTGGAACAAACGCTGCGAAAATGGCCATTGGACTTGGTGCAGATGTAACAATTCTTGATATGAGCGCAGAACGTCTTCGTCAATTAGATGATATTTTCGGAAATTCTATTAAAACATTAATGTCAAATCCATTTAATATTGCTGAAGCAGTTCGTGAAGCAGATTTATTAATCGGTGCGGTATTAATTCCAGGTGCAAAAGCTCCTAAACTAGTAACAGAAGAAATGGTTCAATCAATGAAGCCTGGTTCTGTTATCGTTGACGTTGCGATTGACCAAGGCGGTATCGTAGCAACAAATGATCGCGTAACAACTCATGATAATCCTACATTTGTTAAGCACGGTGTTGTACATTATGCAGTTGCTAACATGCCGGGAGCCGTTCCAAGAACTTCAACAATCGCTCTTACAAACGTAACCGTTCCTTACGGATTACAAATTGCTAATAAAGGTGTTCGTCGTGCAATCGAGGAAAATCCTAGCTTAAAACTTGGTGTAAACGTTGTGAATGGTGAGATTACTTCCTTACCAGTAGCAAAAGATCTTGGCTATGAGTATGTACCAGTTGATAAAGCGGTTGAAAAGGCATTAGTTTAATCCTTTGATCATAGGATATTGATAAGAATAAAGATGCACCCTTTCAATTATGGAAGGGTGCATTTTTGTGTACCTTAAATATTTAATCTTCAACCTCAACAATAATTTCAAGCTCAACGGCGGCGCTTTTAGGAAGCTGTGCAAACCCAACTGCTGAGCGGGCGTGTATTCCCTTTTCACCGAATACTTCTACAAATAGGTCAGAGGCACCGTTGATCACCTTTGGATGATCAGTAAAATCTAGGGCAGAATGGACCATTCCAAATACTTTTACAACTCGTTTTACCCGCGATAATTCACCTAGTTCACTTTTCAATATGCGTAAAACGTTAAGACCCGCTTGACGAGCAGCTTGGTAGCCATCTTCTATCGTTAAGTCCTGTCCTAATGTTCCGATGTGTTGGTCTGAGATCTGTCCGGAAGTAAAAATGAGATTACCAGTACGAACACAGCCGATATAATTGCCTAACGGTTGTCGTGCTGGCTCTAGAGTAATCCCTAATTCTGATAAAGCTTCTTCTGGAGTCTTAATTTGATTTGTCATGTCGCAATCCCTCTTTTTTAATAATTTTACTACAATGAAAATAGAGTTTTCGATTCCTTTAGATAAACAATTCGACATAAAACTCGAATTTCCTTTTTTGGTACACCAAATATTATATTTTTTCAGACAATTTTTTATTAGTGGCAGATTACATAAGAAAAAAAGTCGGGTATCTGCTTAATAGTAGATACCCAACTTTTCTAGTTCTCTTCAATCTCTTTTCGATTTTTCTTGAATAGCTTTGAAAGGACTTCATATACGATTGGTACGATGATTAAGGTTAACAAGGTTGAGCTTGTTAACCCACCGATGACGGTGATGCCCAGTCCTTTGGAAATAAGACCGCCGCCACCTGTACCAATCGCTAATGGGATTAAGGCACCGATTGTTGCAATGGCTGTCATCAGGATAGGGCGAAGTCGTGTTGATCCAGCTTCGAGAATCGCTTCACGCATACCCATTCCATCACGCTCCATATGAATGATTCGGTCTACCAGTACGATAGCGTTTGTTACAACGATACCGATTAACATCAAGAGACCCATCATAACAGATACAGAGATAGTTTCGCCTGCAATCAATAAGCCGACAAATGAACCGATAACAGCAAAAGGCAGGGAGAACAGGATAGCAAATGGCGCAAGTCCTTCTCCGAATGTTACCACTAGGATAAAGTAAACAATCGCAATCGCTGCTAGCATGGCCACACCAAGCTGCGTGAAGGTTTCGTTCATATCGGCCTGCACTCCTGCAACGCCCATTGTAACACCCTTTGGCAGGTCTAATTCATCAATCTCTTTATCTACAGCAGATGTTGCTTTGGACAAATCTTTACCAATGACGGTTCCGGATATGGATGCGTAATACTCACCTTGGCTACGCGCTAATGTATTAAGTGTTGTACCCTCTTTGACGGTTACAAGCTCTGAAAGAGGCATGGTCGTACCAAGTGCTGTCGGTACTTGTTTAGCTAATAGCTCATCGATTGTTTTAGGGTCTTTCGTTTGTTCTTGTTGAACAATCACTTCAAGGTTATTGCCGTCTTTTTCAATCGTTGTTAGAACATCCTTCGTTTCCATAGGGTTTAACATCATGATAATTTGACCAGCAGTTAACCCGTATTGCAGTAATTCATCCTGCTCCACATGGAAGGTATATTCAACGTATGGATTTTCTGCACTTGACGTAACATCTTCTAAGCGGTCACTTTTCTTCATAACACCTTCAACCATCTCAACTGCTTTGTATAATTTATCTAAATCCTCACTATAGAAGGTGTAGCTGACTTCATTTGTAGCCATGGATGACATAGAAGAGAAGTTTTGGCTCTTCCATTCACCGGATTGACTGATATTAAAGATATATTCTTCGATTTCTTCACGAGCTTCAGGGAAGTTTTCCATTTCTGGGTCGAAGATAAGGTACATAAGGGCACCATCACTTCCGCCTCCCATCATAGCCGCCATTGGATCGCCGCTTTCCGTTACCGAGACTTGAACAATATCAATATCACTGCGTTTTAACAGCTTTTCTTCTACTACATGGACATTTTTTAATGTATCCTCTTTTAATTCACCTGTCCCAGGGGTGTACGTTAAGTACATGACTTTTTCTTCCTCACTACCCATGAAGCTGAAGCCGATTAATGGCGTCAACGCTAAGCTTCCAGCTAATAAAGCTACGGCAAGCAAAGAGGTAATAATTTTGTGGTTCAATGCTTTATTAAGAACACCCTTGTACCAATTAGCTAATTTACCTGCCTCTTTATGAATGCTTTCTGTTTTTATGTCATATAGCTTCTTTTTAAATAAGAAGTGTGAAAGGGCAGGGACTATCGTAATGGCGACTAGTAACGAGGCACCAAGCGCAAATGTCATCGTTAAAGCAAACGGAGTGAATAGCTCTCCTACCATACCACCGACGAAGATAAGTGGTGCAAATACTGCGACAGTAACTAATGTCGAGGATAAAATGGGTTTGAACATTTCAATTGTCGCTTCACGAATAAGGGCTCGACCGGTTAATTTTTCTTCTCTTAGATGAAGACGACGATAAATATTTTCTACCACAACAATGGAGTCATCGATCACTCGACCGATGGCAACTGTAATGGCTCCTAATGTCATGATATTCAATGTAATATCGAGCCAGTGTAGGAGCAGAAGTGCCATAAAAATCGACACTGGAATCGAAACGATTGAAATAATCGTTGATTTCACATCACGAAGGAACAGCAGGATTATTAAAACAGCAATTAATCCACCAAATACCGCCTTCTCAACCATTGTGGTGACAGATTCTTCAATAGGGGCACCTTGGTCAAGAGATACGTCAATGACAAGACCTTCGATTTTTTCTTCCTGTTCTTTAATTAAATCCTTCACCCCGTTTACAACGTGAACGGTGTTAGCTGTTTGTTCCTTGACGATTTGAATGGTAATGGAATTCTTACCATTTGTCCGTGACACGGATTGTTCTTTCCCAATCAGTTCTACCTTTGCAATATTACTAAGCTTTACAAATGGAGAAGGCTGAGCAGCAGATGGGGTAACAGGAATCAGCATTTCCTTTAAGTCATCAACCGTCATGAATTTGCCGTCCACTGAAATGGCTTGTTCGCCTTCTTCAAATTCAAATAGTCCTAATGAAACAGCCAAGTCGCTGGCTTGTATCATTTCCTTTACCTTTTCTTCTGTTAAGCCAAGTTCAGCCATGTTTGCTTGATCGTATGTAAGCTGTACTTCTTCGATGTGTTGACCGGCAATTGATACAGACGCTACACCCTCGACTTTTTCAATCTTTGGAACCAGGATTTCTTCAACAGTTGTCGTTAATTCAACAATATCCTCTGATTTACTGCTGACACTTAAGGCCACAACGGGCATCATGTTCATGCTGATCGCAGTGACCGTCGGATCTTGTGCCCCTTCCGGCAGGTTAACATTATCTAACGCAGCCTCTAATGCCCGTTTGGCCTCATCCATATCGACTCCATATTCATATTCCACCTGAAGATTGGCCATATTGGAATAGGAATTAGAAAAGACATTTTTCACATCCTCGAGTCCTTCAACGGCCTGCTCAAGGGGAATGGAAACATCCTTCATCACTTGTTCGGGCGTGGCTCCCGGATATACATCCATAACCATTAGGTATGGTATGGAGATATCAGGTATTGTTTCCATTTTCATTCTGGCTGCTGAATAAATACCGGAAACGGTAATAATAATCGTTAGAAGCCATACTGCCAATTTATTTCTAATCACAAAATTTACTAAGCCCTTCACTTTTTCACCTACCCTAAATTGACTTGCTAAGCTCAAGTATTTATACTAATGACTAGTCGGTCATTTGTCAATGATTAGGGGAGTTGAAATCAATATGGTAAAGAAGCAATTAATAATGGAAAAGGCCCTAGAACTTTTTGCTAAACAGGGCTTTGAGGCTACTTCAATTAAGCAAATTACGGATTATTGTGGGATTTCGAAAGGGGCTTTTTACTTATCATTCAAATCAAAGGATGAGTTAATACTAACATTGATTGACTATTTTATGATCCAAATTATTTCAGATATTGACTACATAGTCAAAAATACAAACACAAATGATAACTTACTATATGGATTCTATTACACGATATTTCATACGTTTCAGAAGCATTCTGATTTTGCCAAAATCCTGATAAAGGAGCAATCACACACGTTAAACGAGGAATTAATTGGTAAAATGCATTCCTATGATCAATTAATAGAATCATTAATTCTTTCCATGATTGAACGACTGTATGGGGATGTAGTTCGGGAAATAAAATATGATTTGATGTATTGTGTTAAAAGCTTTATGAGTATTTACTCAAAATTGCTATTGTTTCAGGATACTCCACTTGATTTAAAGCAGTTGTCGATGTCGCTTGTGGAAAAAACTATGATTCTTGCGAAGCATACTACCATTTCGTTTCTATCTGGAGAGCTGATTCAAATAATGAAGCAGCCGTCACATGACCGCTTCACAAAGGAACAAATTATTGAATTAATGGAGCAAAAAATAACTGAAATGGAGGATTCAATCGAGAAAGAATCATTGATCCTGCTAAAACAGCATGTCCTTGAATCGAATCTCAATCCTGCGATTGTCAAAGGTCTGCTTGAAAATATACGTCATCATCCACATTGTAAATGGATTGCTTATTTACTGCGTAATCATTGAACGGCATGGCTTGAACTTCATTCAGTAGATGTCCTCCACTTCTACAAGAGGGGGATGAATGCTAATGGTTCTTCGATTCAAGAAATGCTAGTGGTAAATGATTAGGAGACCCATTTTTTAAATGAGTGAGCGAGAAAAACAATTCGAATCTAAATTCGATGGATGACATTGCTAACCTAGCTGAAGGAATGATGAAATCTCAGTAGTTTACGTTATATATTGAACATATTTGTATGATAATATATTAATGATAGAAAAAATATATAACTTTGGAAAGAAGGTGAACATATCATTGGATGCATATGTTTGGAATACGGATGCGATTATTCTGCTTATCTCCGTTTTACTTCTAGCGGGTGTTATCACGACCAAATTATCGGCACGTCTTGGCGTACCGTCCCTCGTTCTATTTATTCTTGTTGGGATGCTGCTGGGGAATTTTGTTTATTTTGATAGTGCCCATGTTGCCCAAATGATTGGTGTACTAGCTCTTATAATTATTCTTTTTGAGGGCGGCCTCCAGACGAATATGAATACCATTCGTTCCGTCATCACCCCCTCCATCTCTCTCGCTACTATCGGTGTTTTCATCACCACAGCACTCGTTGCCATTCCAGTCAAGTTTATCATGGGCGTAGATTGGCTGACCGCCTTTTTATTAGGCTCTATTATTGGATCAACCGATGCAGCTGCCGTTTTTGCTGTCTTAAAGGGACAGAATATTAAACCGAAAATCGGCGCTACCTTGGAAGCAGAATCAGGGTCTAATGATCCGATGGCTGTTTTTTTAACATTGGCCATTATTCAACTGATAACGGTTCCTGACTCTAATTTCTTCACGTTGATGGGATCGTTCCTTTTACAAATGGGCTTAGGTGCATTGCTAGGGGTATTATTTGGAAAGCTGGCGATTTGGGGTCTTAACCGAATACGTTTAGATTCCAGTGGACTTTATCCTGTCTTTGCTTCAGCGTTCGTCATTCTAACCTATGGAATTACGGCATCCTTAAAAGGCAGCGGCTTGCTTGCCGTCTATATTGCGGGGATATTAATTGGAAATGCTGATATTACCTATAAACATTCTATTGTAAGGTTTTCCGAAGGTTTTGCCTGGATGATGCAAATTTCTATGTTTGTAATTTTGGGACTTTTGGTCTTTCCGGCAGAGGTATTTACAGGAGAAATTATGTTGAAAGGGGTTATTATTTCCGCAATTCTCATGCTGGTGGCAAGACCTGTAGCTGTTTACCTTTCAACGCTAAAGATGGGATTCACTCATAATGAGAAGCTCTTTTTATCATGGGCTGGGTTAAAGGGAGCTGTACCAATTGTACTGGCGACCTATCCTCTTTTAGCAAATGTTGACGGGGGTCAGGAAATATTTAATATTGTATTTTTTGTTGTCCTGATTAGCTGTCTTGTCCAGGGTTCAACCATTACTCCGTTAGCACATAGATTAAAGCTTATCGGACCTCAAAAAGCAACACCTATCTATTCTATCGAGTTGCTTTCATTAGGAAAAGCAGATGCAGAGATGCTTGCTTATGAAATGGAGGGGAATGCTGAGATTCTTGGCCAAAATTTAAATCAGATTCCATTCCCTAAGGGTGCACTGGTTAATGCGGTGATTCGTGACGACAAACTAATAACACCAAGTGGAAATACAGTTTTAAAAGAAGGTGACTTTCTCTATATCTTAACAAAAAGAAAAGACCTTCAAAAGGTAAAGCAATTGTTGAAAAAGGAAAAGCAGCCCACTGAAGAAAAGATTCCAGCGAGCGAAGAAGATATTCTAAAAAAGGCGATTGAGTAGAAATATGAAGGATGCATGGGTACGGTTCTCCTGCTTTCGAATTCGGAAGCGAGAGAACCGTACCCATGCTTGTTTGTGTTATCATTTATTAAGTATTTATAAATTTATAAGAATCAGAAATGTTAGTGTTTATAATAGATCTTGTGAAAGGGTTCTGGTGATGGTTGTGAATGAACGTATTTTGCTTGTAGAGGATGATCGTGAGATTGCGAGAATTGTATGTGACTTCCTGCGGAAGGCAGGGTATTTTGTGACTTGGGCCTCGACCGGGAAGGAGGGCTGGGAGGATTTCAGGCAGGAGGAGTACGATTTGGTGCTGGTGGATTTAATGTTGCCGGAGATGGATGGATTCACACTTTGCAAAAGGATTCGTCTCGAAAGTGAGATACCTGTTCTGATTATTAGTGCGAGAAATGAACAGGAGAGTCTTGTTCACGGCTTAGATATTGGGGCTGATGATTATGTAACAAAGCCGTTTCGTCTTGAGGAGCTTCAGGCCAGGATCAGTTCACATTTGCGTAGATACCGCCGCTATTTAAAGAAAGACCAAGAGGAGAATCAAACCAGCTATCTTGATGGTTTAAAAATTGATTTTGTAAAAGAAGCGGTTTACCACTACGATGAGCCGTTGTTATTAACAGCGAAGGAAAAGGATTTGCTTTTTCTTTTAGCTAAAAATCCCTTTCAAACGTTCTCTAAAGCCGAGCTTTTTCAGCATCTTTGGCAGCAGGATGACCAGAACGGGAATCATACGGTAACCGTTCATATCAAAAGCCTTCGAACAAAGCTGAAGGATGAAATGAAGTCAGCTAAATATATCCAAACCGTATGGGGTGTCGGCTATCGTTTTATAGGTGAACCCAATCCATGAAAATCAAATATTGGTTAATGCTGAGTTATTTTATCGTTATGCTTCTTCCGGTAGCGGCCCTCTTTACGTTATACTTCATGATTAGCGAATATGATAAAAAGCAGGATTTAATTGAGTTCATGGAGGTTAGAAATACACTGACAGGCCTAGAACCAATATTAGAGGATATTCAGCTCTATGAAATTCAAAATGAGGAGTCCTACGAGCATATAGAGAAACAGGTAAATGAGTCCATAAAAATTTCCTTGTACCGCCAAGATGGTGTGACGTTATATTCATCCATTCAAGAGCCATTTTCAGATTTATTTTACCAAACGAACCTCGAGAAGCTCTATGAAAATTTAAATGAAGTGCAAAAGAATTTACGCACCTATTCATATAAAAAGCCCGTTTTTGATAAAGGCGTGCTCGTTGGTATTTATGAAGTGACGATTGGCCGAGAGAAATGGATTGAAATGGTGCAGAAGCGCTCCCTAGTTCTTGGGATCCTTTTTCTGATCTTTTTCACGATAACCTACACTGTAGTTGTTATTCTCCTGAATCGTAAGCTGAATCGACCGCTGCAGCAGCTACGCACACAAATGACAGCCTTCGCAAATGGACAAACAATACAGGAGCCCGTCCGTCATAGCAAGGATGAAATTGGAGAGGTCTTGCAGCATTTTTATCAAATGAAGGATCAAATTGAACAAGCACGTAAAGAACTAGCTAATCAGCAGAAGGAAAAGGAATTTATTGTCGCTTCCTTAACGCATGATTTGAAAACTCCGCTAACGGTCATTCAAGCCTATGCTGAGGCATTAGAAAATCAAGAACAACTGTCAGCACAGGAGAGACAGGAGTATCAAACGATCCTTTTTGAAAAGCTATCTTATATGAAGCAAATGCTCGATGACTTAGGCGTCTATACGGCGCTTCAATCTTCAAGAGAAGAGGTGGAGCTGGTTATAGTAGACGGGGATGAGTTTTTTGATATGCTATTGGCTGGCTATGAGGAGCCCTGTCGTAGAAAAGGTATTGTTTTACAGGTTGAACAGGCTGTAGAGTCTTATTATGAAGTGAGTGTCAAAC of the Bacillus tuaregi genome contains:
- a CDS encoding potassium/proton antiporter — protein: MDAYVWNTDAIILLISVLLLAGVITTKLSARLGVPSLVLFILVGMLLGNFVYFDSAHVAQMIGVLALIIILFEGGLQTNMNTIRSVITPSISLATIGVFITTALVAIPVKFIMGVDWLTAFLLGSIIGSTDAAAVFAVLKGQNIKPKIGATLEAESGSNDPMAVFLTLAIIQLITVPDSNFFTLMGSFLLQMGLGALLGVLFGKLAIWGLNRIRLDSSGLYPVFASAFVILTYGITASLKGSGLLAVYIAGILIGNADITYKHSIVRFSEGFAWMMQISMFVILGLLVFPAEVFTGEIMLKGVIISAILMLVARPVAVYLSTLKMGFTHNEKLFLSWAGLKGAVPIVLATYPLLANVDGGQEIFNIVFFVVLISCLVQGSTITPLAHRLKLIGPQKATPIYSIELLSLGKADAEMLAYEMEGNAEILGQNLNQIPFPKGALVNAVIRDDKLITPSGNTVLKEGDFLYILTKRKDLQKVKQLLKKEKQPTEEKIPASEEDILKKAIE
- a CDS encoding response regulator transcription factor; amino-acid sequence: MVVNERILLVEDDREIARIVCDFLRKAGYFVTWASTGKEGWEDFRQEEYDLVLVDLMLPEMDGFTLCKRIRLESEIPVLIISARNEQESLVHGLDIGADDYVTKPFRLEELQARISSHLRRYRRYLKKDQEENQTSYLDGLKIDFVKEAVYHYDEPLLLTAKEKDLLFLLAKNPFQTFSKAELFQHLWQQDDQNGNHTVTVHIKSLRTKLKDEMKSAKYIQTVWGVGYRFIGEPNP
- a CDS encoding HAMP domain-containing sensor histidine kinase — its product is MKIKYWLMLSYFIVMLLPVAALFTLYFMISEYDKKQDLIEFMEVRNTLTGLEPILEDIQLYEIQNEESYEHIEKQVNESIKISLYRQDGVTLYSSIQEPFSDLFYQTNLEKLYENLNEVQKNLRTYSYKKPVFDKGVLVGIYEVTIGREKWIEMVQKRSLVLGILFLIFFTITYTVVVILLNRKLNRPLQQLRTQMTAFANGQTIQEPVRHSKDEIGEVLQHFYQMKDQIEQARKELANQQKEKEFIVASLTHDLKTPLTVIQAYAEALENQEQLSAQERQEYQTILFEKLSYMKQMLDDLGVYTALQSSREEVELVIVDGDEFFDMLLAGYEEPCRRKGIVLQVEQAVESYYEVSVKHMVRIVDNLMTNGIRHTKEGRHIWLGAISSSETLPNWIFPPFYQEVEGWRQDGTLIIIQNEGIGIPKDLQDRMFQPFVQGEDARGQGGSSGLGLSVAKILIEKHSGKIKLWSAEGYGTLVACWLQERESLMNEN